From Neodiprion pinetum isolate iyNeoPine1 chromosome 7, iyNeoPine1.2, whole genome shotgun sequence, a single genomic window includes:
- the LOC124223964 gene encoding GPI ethanolamine phosphate transferase 1 isoform X2, with protein sequence MGYLFWIWGSLMHVAILWGVLDVNFHSPVLKGLPPIQLPSAPPAKRLVLFVADGLRFRTFIEDPPPYLIRIMTERGTWGVSRTRMPTESRPGHVALAAGLYEDPSALFKGWKENPVDFDSVFNRSHQTWAWGSPDIIPMFVKGSGDKVQGKSYPANWQDFDGNSEGIIRLDSWVFKEVYQWLTDNEPETKYLDRIILFLHLLGCDTAGHANKPYSREYRGCVTYVDREIERLVRTVEEHYGDNRTAYVFTSDHGMTDWGSHGSGSLDETETPLVVWGSGVNSLKKQVDVEQADIAPLISSLLGIPIPVNNEGVLPMKYLRDENAAYTAGALIANLKQLKHQVRGNRVLSHGSDSEPHLRETSLSQGIHRAEYLLTAGKTMEAINEGKGLMSLAKESLVYFREYHRGRLMFYLTISWLGWIMLLFLKITNISLDENRPKLVLLWDVLFVCTSILLFIVHRGTSGWRLQGYALLALLSSWLATRSFSANPCPSFRGGWYWIGCTISLTSIMSFGLTMRWIFGAATLCMCVIQGVLFKDADRFLPWTTIVLAAFPLLPTVGPDTQTHLVLLALVIGGMTVITADDRHMNISLKAVEGVRLTTTALISSGLVDGRSLLSWLILISTPLCICAYPVEVKGRIFGVSLAFLPTLALLSVSYEPLFLIALTGHLLCWPMTTDKRCKMWGFKKKETISVKDFLVAGFFVSFYLLYEMLYVLLGFFGTGNIASISSFDPTWTRHFLTVFSPFTMCTLIVLKTSIPLLVVGCGIRTLAPSNLFMTTILLADCLTLQVMHTVTPRGSWMDIGSAISRFVIAMTLPCLMLLLYHISRLLVTYSVWKIDHSQIKQHV encoded by the exons ATGGGATATTTATTTTGGATTTGGGGATCTCTTATGCACGTGGCCATCCTTTGGGGCGTTTTGGAtgtcaattttcattcccCCGTGCTGAAAGGTCTACCGCCAATACAATTGCCTTCGGCTCCGCCGGCAAAGAGATTGGTATTATTTGTAGCCGACGGGCTGAGATTCCGTACCTTTATCGAGGACCCACCGCCATACCTGAT TAGGATAATGACTGAACGAGGTACATGGGGAGTTTCGAGGACCAGAATGCCAACAGAATCTCGACCTGGGCACGTGGCGCTCGCTGCTGGTTTGTATGAGGATCCTAGTGCACTCTTTAAGGGTTGGAAAGAGAACCCTGTGGACTTTGATTCTGTGTTTAATCGGAGCCACCAAACATGGGCTTGGGGTAGCCCCGACATCATACCTATGTTTGTCAAAG GAAGTGGAGATAAAGTGCAGGGGAAAAGCTATCCTGCCAACTGGCAGGATTTTGATGGGAATTCGGAAGGCATAATTCGTTTAGATTCATGGGTATTTAAAGAGGTTTACCAATGGTTAACGGATAACGAACCAGAGACTAAATATTTGGATCGTATCATCTTATTTCTCCATCTTCTTGGTTGTGATACGGCTGGCCATGCAAATAAACCATATTCCAG GGAGTATCGTGGATGTGTGACTTATGTCGATCGGGAGATTGAGAGACTTGTTCGGACGGTCGAAGAGCACTATGGTGACAATCGCACGGCGTATGTTTTTACATCTGATCATGGAATGACAGACTGGGGTTCTCACGGAAGCGGTTCTCTGGACGAGACCGAAACCCCTCTAGTTGTCTGGGGTTCCGGTGTAAATTCACTCAAGAAACAAGTAGACGTGGAACAGGCAGACATCGCGCCATTAATATCATCTCTACTAGGAATTCCAATTCCGGTCAACAACGAG GGTGTTTTACCCATGAAGTATCTGAGAGATGAGAATGCAGCGTATACAGCGGGTGCTTTAATAGCCAATCTCAAACAACTGAAACACCAGGTGAGGGGAAACCGAGTGCTCAGTCACGGATCCGATAGCGAGCCACACCTAAGGGAAACAAGTCTTTCTCAGGGAATTCACCGAGCCGAGTATCTCTTGACAGCTGGCAAGACAATGGAAGCGATAAACGAAGGAAAAGGACTAATGTCGCTTGCCAAGGAATCTCTTGTTTATTTTCGCGAGTATCACAGAGGTCGGCTCATGttttatttgacaatttcatGGCTGGGATGGATCATGCTGCTCTTTCTCAAAATCACTAACATCTCGCTCGATGAGAATCGCCCAAAATTGGTATTACTCTGGGATGTCCTGTTCGTGTGCACCTCAATCCTTCTCTTTATTGTGCACAGAG GTACAAGTGGATGGCGTTTGCAAGGGTATGCATTATTGGCACTGCTTTCTTCATGGCTTGCCACTCGAAGTTTCAGCGCTAACCCTTGTCCATCGTTCCGTGGCGGATGGTATTGGATAGGTTGTACGATTTCTCTGACGTCGATTATGTCCTTTGGTTTAACGATGAGGTGGATATTCGGAGCAGCGACTCTGTGTATGTGCGTGATACAGGGTGTTCTCTTCAAGGACGCGGATCGTTTTCTTCCCTGGACAACAATCGTTTTGGCCGCCTTTCCGCTACTACCGACCGTAGGCCCCGACACACAGACACATCTTGT CTTGCTGGCCTTGGTTATTGGAGGAATGACAGTGATTACCGCCGACGATCGTCACATGAATATTTCTCTGAAGGCCGTGGAAGGTGTAAGACTTACAACAACAGCCTTAATATCTTCGGGACTCGTGGATGGTCGAAGCCTCTTGTCCTGGCTAATATTAATCTCTACGCCGTTGTGCATATGCGCTTATCCGGTTGAAGTCAAGGGTAGAATATTTGGAGTaagtttggcatttttaccaACCCTTGCCTTACTCTCCGTATCGTATGAGCCACTCTTCCTTATCGCGTTGACGGGTCATCTTCTTTGTTGGCCTATGACTACTGACAAACGTTGTAAAATGTGGGGATTCAAGAAGAAGGAAACCATCAGCGTGAAAGACTTTTTGGTGGCTGGATTTTTTGTATCCTTTTACCTGCTGTATGAG ATGCTGTACGTGCTACTGGGGTTCTTTGGTACTGGAAACATAGCAAGCATTAGTTCGTTCGACCCAACATGGACAAGACATTTTCTTACAGTATTCTCGCCATTCACCATGTGTACTCTGATCGTCCTGAAGACCAGCATTCCACTATTGGTTGTTGGGTGTGGTATCAGGACCCTTGCACCGTCGAACCTTTTCATGACGACAATCCTCCTTGCCGATTGTCTAACACTGCAAGTCATGCATACGGTTACACCCCGAGGTAGCTGGATGGACATTGGTAGTGCGATTAGCAGATTTGTAATCGCAATGACGTTACCTTGTCTGATGCTACTTCTTTATCATATTTCGCGTCTCCTGGTGACGTACAGTGTGTGGAAAATCGACCATTCTCAGATTAAGCAACATGTATAG
- the LOC124223964 gene encoding GPI ethanolamine phosphate transferase 1 isoform X1, protein MGYLFWIWGSLMHVAILWGVLDVNFHSPVLKGLPPIQLPSAPPAKRLVLFVADGLRFRTFIEDPPPYLIRIMTERGTWGVSRTRMPTESRPGHVALAAGLYEDPSALFKGWKENPVDFDSVFNRSHQTWAWGSPDIIPMFVKGSGDKVQGKSYPANWQDFDGNSEGIIRLDSWVFKEVYQWLTDNEPETKYLDRIILFLHLLGCDTAGHANKPYSREYRGCVTYVDREIERLVRTVEEHYGDNRTAYVFTSDHGMTDWGSHGSGSLDETETPLVVWGSGVNSLKKQVDVEQADIAPLISSLLGIPIPVNNEGVLPMKYLRDENAAYTAGALIANLKQLKHQVRGNRVLSHGSDSEPHLRETSLSQGIHRAEYLLTAGKTMEAINEGKGLMSLAKESLVYFREYHRGRLMFYLTISWLGWIMLLFLKITNISLDENRPKLVLLWDVLFVCTSILLFIVHRVSGTSGWRLQGYALLALLSSWLATRSFSANPCPSFRGGWYWIGCTISLTSIMSFGLTMRWIFGAATLCMCVIQGVLFKDADRFLPWTTIVLAAFPLLPTVGPDTQTHLVLLALVIGGMTVITADDRHMNISLKAVEGVRLTTTALISSGLVDGRSLLSWLILISTPLCICAYPVEVKGRIFGVSLAFLPTLALLSVSYEPLFLIALTGHLLCWPMTTDKRCKMWGFKKKETISVKDFLVAGFFVSFYLLYEMLYVLLGFFGTGNIASISSFDPTWTRHFLTVFSPFTMCTLIVLKTSIPLLVVGCGIRTLAPSNLFMTTILLADCLTLQVMHTVTPRGSWMDIGSAISRFVIAMTLPCLMLLLYHISRLLVTYSVWKIDHSQIKQHV, encoded by the exons ATGGGATATTTATTTTGGATTTGGGGATCTCTTATGCACGTGGCCATCCTTTGGGGCGTTTTGGAtgtcaattttcattcccCCGTGCTGAAAGGTCTACCGCCAATACAATTGCCTTCGGCTCCGCCGGCAAAGAGATTGGTATTATTTGTAGCCGACGGGCTGAGATTCCGTACCTTTATCGAGGACCCACCGCCATACCTGAT TAGGATAATGACTGAACGAGGTACATGGGGAGTTTCGAGGACCAGAATGCCAACAGAATCTCGACCTGGGCACGTGGCGCTCGCTGCTGGTTTGTATGAGGATCCTAGTGCACTCTTTAAGGGTTGGAAAGAGAACCCTGTGGACTTTGATTCTGTGTTTAATCGGAGCCACCAAACATGGGCTTGGGGTAGCCCCGACATCATACCTATGTTTGTCAAAG GAAGTGGAGATAAAGTGCAGGGGAAAAGCTATCCTGCCAACTGGCAGGATTTTGATGGGAATTCGGAAGGCATAATTCGTTTAGATTCATGGGTATTTAAAGAGGTTTACCAATGGTTAACGGATAACGAACCAGAGACTAAATATTTGGATCGTATCATCTTATTTCTCCATCTTCTTGGTTGTGATACGGCTGGCCATGCAAATAAACCATATTCCAG GGAGTATCGTGGATGTGTGACTTATGTCGATCGGGAGATTGAGAGACTTGTTCGGACGGTCGAAGAGCACTATGGTGACAATCGCACGGCGTATGTTTTTACATCTGATCATGGAATGACAGACTGGGGTTCTCACGGAAGCGGTTCTCTGGACGAGACCGAAACCCCTCTAGTTGTCTGGGGTTCCGGTGTAAATTCACTCAAGAAACAAGTAGACGTGGAACAGGCAGACATCGCGCCATTAATATCATCTCTACTAGGAATTCCAATTCCGGTCAACAACGAG GGTGTTTTACCCATGAAGTATCTGAGAGATGAGAATGCAGCGTATACAGCGGGTGCTTTAATAGCCAATCTCAAACAACTGAAACACCAGGTGAGGGGAAACCGAGTGCTCAGTCACGGATCCGATAGCGAGCCACACCTAAGGGAAACAAGTCTTTCTCAGGGAATTCACCGAGCCGAGTATCTCTTGACAGCTGGCAAGACAATGGAAGCGATAAACGAAGGAAAAGGACTAATGTCGCTTGCCAAGGAATCTCTTGTTTATTTTCGCGAGTATCACAGAGGTCGGCTCATGttttatttgacaatttcatGGCTGGGATGGATCATGCTGCTCTTTCTCAAAATCACTAACATCTCGCTCGATGAGAATCGCCCAAAATTGGTATTACTCTGGGATGTCCTGTTCGTGTGCACCTCAATCCTTCTCTTTATTGTGCACAGAG TTTCAGGTACAAGTGGATGGCGTTTGCAAGGGTATGCATTATTGGCACTGCTTTCTTCATGGCTTGCCACTCGAAGTTTCAGCGCTAACCCTTGTCCATCGTTCCGTGGCGGATGGTATTGGATAGGTTGTACGATTTCTCTGACGTCGATTATGTCCTTTGGTTTAACGATGAGGTGGATATTCGGAGCAGCGACTCTGTGTATGTGCGTGATACAGGGTGTTCTCTTCAAGGACGCGGATCGTTTTCTTCCCTGGACAACAATCGTTTTGGCCGCCTTTCCGCTACTACCGACCGTAGGCCCCGACACACAGACACATCTTGT CTTGCTGGCCTTGGTTATTGGAGGAATGACAGTGATTACCGCCGACGATCGTCACATGAATATTTCTCTGAAGGCCGTGGAAGGTGTAAGACTTACAACAACAGCCTTAATATCTTCGGGACTCGTGGATGGTCGAAGCCTCTTGTCCTGGCTAATATTAATCTCTACGCCGTTGTGCATATGCGCTTATCCGGTTGAAGTCAAGGGTAGAATATTTGGAGTaagtttggcatttttaccaACCCTTGCCTTACTCTCCGTATCGTATGAGCCACTCTTCCTTATCGCGTTGACGGGTCATCTTCTTTGTTGGCCTATGACTACTGACAAACGTTGTAAAATGTGGGGATTCAAGAAGAAGGAAACCATCAGCGTGAAAGACTTTTTGGTGGCTGGATTTTTTGTATCCTTTTACCTGCTGTATGAG ATGCTGTACGTGCTACTGGGGTTCTTTGGTACTGGAAACATAGCAAGCATTAGTTCGTTCGACCCAACATGGACAAGACATTTTCTTACAGTATTCTCGCCATTCACCATGTGTACTCTGATCGTCCTGAAGACCAGCATTCCACTATTGGTTGTTGGGTGTGGTATCAGGACCCTTGCACCGTCGAACCTTTTCATGACGACAATCCTCCTTGCCGATTGTCTAACACTGCAAGTCATGCATACGGTTACACCCCGAGGTAGCTGGATGGACATTGGTAGTGCGATTAGCAGATTTGTAATCGCAATGACGTTACCTTGTCTGATGCTACTTCTTTATCATATTTCGCGTCTCCTGGTGACGTACAGTGTGTGGAAAATCGACCATTCTCAGATTAAGCAACATGTATAG
- the Sf3b2 gene encoding splicing factor 3B subunit 2 — protein MDGALGNEAQGQQIILDPRQLRQMEQQEIQKQLASVPSSVHHSHPTIPKLTTMGMPSVAVEIPQAPLPSLLNLKIAPPIEMQLSGTPEEHGNKAEEVRDGDNEDLCKEGRNGVSDIVSTTKLPVALEQALALKTERAKELGGDLNDDHDNSAHGHAMFQTSHPSNPASDLRDNLLPDSILLEDLLPEPDAPRVRQDVRGTKNRKKKKKRKKKSSDEKNEDVNETRTPDVKVRNIDDPQIEYIQEIPSINDLEPMYRQFARVFDAFKLTEPEVRGGTGIGQNATSDKIEPIGQYPPLTNTLAAGPLSKIPPIDDFDDDPSQQNQHNQQGGGQGTGEGGTPRLSKRKLKRLTRLSVAELKQLVGRPDVVEMHDVTARDPKLLVQLKAHRNTVPVPRHWCFKRKYLQGKRGIEKPPFDLPDFIKRTGITEMRASLQERDDTRTLKAKMRERARPKLGKIDIDYQKLHDAFFKWQTKPRMTIHGDLYYEGKEFETRLKEKKPGELSDELRTALGMPVGPNCHKVPPPWLIAMQRYGPPPSYPNLKIPGLNAPIPEGCAFGYHAGGWGKPPVDETGRPLYGDVFGVARAPGVDAMDEEVDRGMWGEPESESSGEDEDEDDAEEGNEGDGIEGKEGDAGDASGLVTPGAEGLVTPSGIASIPAGLETPETIELRKKKIESEMEGGDTPALYQVLQERRAEGLGASMMGSTHVYDMTGAVGGQAPPSVIAAARRSGAVGTSASGAGGGGLGTAGVGGSTSAEGKGDRDAAVELALDPSELDLDSEAMASRYEETMRSRQAHLRREDLSDMLQDHVQRQKSKRKRQQNQETKASKKYKEFKF, from the exons atGGATGGAGCACTTGGGAATGAG GCACAGGGACAGCAAATAATACTGGATCCTCGTCAGTTAAGGCAAATGGAACAGCAAGAGATTCAGAAACAGCTAGCAAGCGTTCCGTCTTCTGTCCATCATTCACACCCGACTATACCGAAATTGACTACCATGGGAATGCCGTCGGTTGCCGTTGAAATACCACAAGCACCGTTGCCCAGTCTTCTCAATTTAAAGATTGCACCTCCGATCGAGATGCAGCTCTCTGGAACTCCAGAGGAGCATGGTAATAAGGCCGAAGAGGTGCGTGATGGCGACAATGAGGACCTCTGCAAAGAAGGAAGAAATGGTGTATCCGACATAGTGAGCACGACCAAGCTTCCTGTTGCTTTGGAACAGGCGCTTGCATTGAAAACTGAGAGAGCCAAGGAGCTGGGCGGTGATCTGAACGACGACCACGATAACAGCGCTCACGGCCATGCAATGTTTCAAACATCGCATCCATCTAACCCAGCTTCTGACTTACGCGACAACTTACTACCAGACTCGATTCTCTTGGAGGACTTACTTCCGGAACCAGACGCACCACGGGTTCGACAGGATGTGAGGGGAACCAAGAAccgcaaaaagaaaaagaaacggaagaaGAAGAGCAGCGATGAGAAGAATGAGGATGTAAACGAGACCAGGACGCCTGATGTCAAGGTCAGGAACATTGACGACCCGCAGATTGAGTACATCCAAGAGATCCCGAGTATCAATGACTTGGAACCAATGTATCGTCAATTTGCCAGAGTTTTTGACGCGTTCAAGCTGACGGAACCTGAAGTTCGCGGTGGCACGGGCATAGGCCAAAATGCAACAAGTGATAAGATTGAACCCATTGGCCAGTATCCACCCTTGACAAACACATTGGCAGCGGGTCCACTTAGCAAAATCCCGCCTATTGACGACTTTGACGACGACCCATCCCAGCAGAATCAGCATAATCAGCAGGGTGGAGGCCAGGGCACCGGAGAAGGAGGCACACCGCGTCTTTCTAAACGCAAACTGAAGAGGCTAACGCGCCTGAGTGTGGCTGAACTGAAGCAACTCGTCGGGCGTCCAGATGTTGTAGAGATGCACGACGTCACAGCGCGGGACCCCAAACTTTTGGTGCAGCTGAAAGCTCATCGAAATACGGTACCTGTGCCAAGACACTGGTGCTTCAAGCGCAAGTACCTACAGGGTAAACGAGGCATCGAAAAGCCTCCTTTCGATTTGCCTGATTTTATCAAGCGTACCGGTATTACGGAAATGCGAGCGAGCCTTCAGGAACGGGATGACACACGCACCTTAAAGGCGAAAATGCGAGAACGGGCAAGGCCGAAACTTGGCAAAATAGACATTGACTACCAGAAACTTCATGACGCATTTTTCAAGTGGCAGACAAAGCCCCGTATGACTATACACGGCGATCTCTACTACGAAGGTAAGGAATTCGAAACGAGACTGAAGGAAAAGAAGCCCGGTGAATTATCCGACGAGTTACGAACAGCTCTGGGAATGCCGGTTGGTCCGAACTGTCATAAGGTACCGCCACCTTGGTTGATCGCTATGCAACGTTATGGCCCTCCGCCGAGTTATCCAAACCTCAAGATTCCTGGTCTGAACGCGCCTATACCCGAGGGATGCGCATTCGGTTATCACGCTGGCGGATGGGGTAAGCCACCCGTCGACGAGACGGGCCGCCCGTTGTACGGAGACGTATTCGGTGTTGCCAGGGCGCCAGGGGTCGATGCGATGGACGAAGAAGTTGATCGCGGTATGTGGGGTGAGCCGGAATCAGAGTCGTCGGGTGAGGACGAAGACGAGGACGACGCCGAGGAGGGTAATGAGGGTGACGGGATTGAAGGAAAAGAGGGCGATGCCGGAGATGCAAGTGGCTTGGTTACACCCGGTGCCGAAGGCTTAGTCACACCGAGCGGTATTGCGTCAATTCCGGCGGGGTTAGAAACACCCGAAACCATTGAGCTCAGAAAGAAGAAGATTGAGAGCGAAATGGAGGGCGGGGACACGCCTGCGCTATACCAAGTTTTGCAGGAGCGTCGCGCAGAGGGACTTGGGGCAAGCATGATGGGAAGTACCCATGTGTACGATATGACTGGTGCAGTCGGAGGTCAGGCACCCCCCTCCGTCATCGCAGCTGCTCGTAGATCTGGGGCCGTTGGAACAAGCGCATCGGGTGCCGGCGGAGGTGGTCTAGGAACAGCGGGTGTCGGCGGTAGTACATCTGCCGAAGGTAAAGGTGACAGGGACGCAGCTGTTGAATTGGCGCTTGATCCAAGCGAGCTGGACCTTGATTCAGAGGCAATGGCTTCACGTTACGAAGAGACAATGAGATCGCGCCAGGCTCACCTGCGACGCGAGGACTTGTCCGATATGCTTCAAGATCATGTACAAAGGCAAAAG AGCAAGAGAAAACGTCAGCAGAATCAGGAGACCAAAGCATCCAAGAAGTACAAGGAATTCAAATTCTAA
- the LOC124223964 gene encoding GPI ethanolamine phosphate transferase 1 isoform X3 codes for MGYLFWIWGSLMHVAILWGVLDVNFHSPVLKGLPPIQLPSAPPAKRLVLFVADGLRFRTFIEDPPPYLIRIMTERGTWGVSRTRMPTESRPGHVALAAGLYEDPSALFKGWKENPVDFDSVFNRSHQTWAWGSPDIIPMFVKGSGDKVQGKSYPANWQDFDGNSEGIIRLDSWVFKEVYQWLTDNEPETKYLDRIILFLHLLGCDTAGHANKPYSREYRGCVTYVDREIERLVRTVEEHYGDNRTAYVFTSDHGMTDWGSHGSGSLDETETPLVVWGSGVNSLKKQVDVEQADIAPLISSLLGIPIPVNNEGVLPMKYLRDENAAYTAGALIANLKQLKHQVRGNRVLSHGSDSEPHLRETSLSQGIHRAEYLLTAGKTMEAINEGKGLMSLAKESLVYFREYHRGRLMFYLTISWLGWIMLLFLKITNISLDENRPKLVLLWDVLFVCTSILLFIVHRVSGTSGWRLQGYALLALLSSWLATRSFSANPCPSFRGGWYWIGCTISLTSIMSFGLTMRWIFGAATLCMCVIQGVLFKDADRFLPWTTIVLAAFPLLPTVGPDTQTHLVLLALVIGGMTVITADDRHMNISLKAVEGVRLTTTALISSGLVDGRSLLSWLILISTPLCICAYPVEVKGRIFGVSLAFLPTLALLSVSYEPLFLIALTGHLLCWPMTTDKRCKMWGFKKKETISVKDFLVAGFFMLYVLLGFFGTGNIASISSFDPTWTRHFLTVFSPFTMCTLIVLKTSIPLLVVGCGIRTLAPSNLFMTTILLADCLTLQVMHTVTPRGSWMDIGSAISRFVIAMTLPCLMLLLYHISRLLVTYSVWKIDHSQIKQHV; via the exons ATGGGATATTTATTTTGGATTTGGGGATCTCTTATGCACGTGGCCATCCTTTGGGGCGTTTTGGAtgtcaattttcattcccCCGTGCTGAAAGGTCTACCGCCAATACAATTGCCTTCGGCTCCGCCGGCAAAGAGATTGGTATTATTTGTAGCCGACGGGCTGAGATTCCGTACCTTTATCGAGGACCCACCGCCATACCTGAT TAGGATAATGACTGAACGAGGTACATGGGGAGTTTCGAGGACCAGAATGCCAACAGAATCTCGACCTGGGCACGTGGCGCTCGCTGCTGGTTTGTATGAGGATCCTAGTGCACTCTTTAAGGGTTGGAAAGAGAACCCTGTGGACTTTGATTCTGTGTTTAATCGGAGCCACCAAACATGGGCTTGGGGTAGCCCCGACATCATACCTATGTTTGTCAAAG GAAGTGGAGATAAAGTGCAGGGGAAAAGCTATCCTGCCAACTGGCAGGATTTTGATGGGAATTCGGAAGGCATAATTCGTTTAGATTCATGGGTATTTAAAGAGGTTTACCAATGGTTAACGGATAACGAACCAGAGACTAAATATTTGGATCGTATCATCTTATTTCTCCATCTTCTTGGTTGTGATACGGCTGGCCATGCAAATAAACCATATTCCAG GGAGTATCGTGGATGTGTGACTTATGTCGATCGGGAGATTGAGAGACTTGTTCGGACGGTCGAAGAGCACTATGGTGACAATCGCACGGCGTATGTTTTTACATCTGATCATGGAATGACAGACTGGGGTTCTCACGGAAGCGGTTCTCTGGACGAGACCGAAACCCCTCTAGTTGTCTGGGGTTCCGGTGTAAATTCACTCAAGAAACAAGTAGACGTGGAACAGGCAGACATCGCGCCATTAATATCATCTCTACTAGGAATTCCAATTCCGGTCAACAACGAG GGTGTTTTACCCATGAAGTATCTGAGAGATGAGAATGCAGCGTATACAGCGGGTGCTTTAATAGCCAATCTCAAACAACTGAAACACCAGGTGAGGGGAAACCGAGTGCTCAGTCACGGATCCGATAGCGAGCCACACCTAAGGGAAACAAGTCTTTCTCAGGGAATTCACCGAGCCGAGTATCTCTTGACAGCTGGCAAGACAATGGAAGCGATAAACGAAGGAAAAGGACTAATGTCGCTTGCCAAGGAATCTCTTGTTTATTTTCGCGAGTATCACAGAGGTCGGCTCATGttttatttgacaatttcatGGCTGGGATGGATCATGCTGCTCTTTCTCAAAATCACTAACATCTCGCTCGATGAGAATCGCCCAAAATTGGTATTACTCTGGGATGTCCTGTTCGTGTGCACCTCAATCCTTCTCTTTATTGTGCACAGAG TTTCAGGTACAAGTGGATGGCGTTTGCAAGGGTATGCATTATTGGCACTGCTTTCTTCATGGCTTGCCACTCGAAGTTTCAGCGCTAACCCTTGTCCATCGTTCCGTGGCGGATGGTATTGGATAGGTTGTACGATTTCTCTGACGTCGATTATGTCCTTTGGTTTAACGATGAGGTGGATATTCGGAGCAGCGACTCTGTGTATGTGCGTGATACAGGGTGTTCTCTTCAAGGACGCGGATCGTTTTCTTCCCTGGACAACAATCGTTTTGGCCGCCTTTCCGCTACTACCGACCGTAGGCCCCGACACACAGACACATCTTGT CTTGCTGGCCTTGGTTATTGGAGGAATGACAGTGATTACCGCCGACGATCGTCACATGAATATTTCTCTGAAGGCCGTGGAAGGTGTAAGACTTACAACAACAGCCTTAATATCTTCGGGACTCGTGGATGGTCGAAGCCTCTTGTCCTGGCTAATATTAATCTCTACGCCGTTGTGCATATGCGCTTATCCGGTTGAAGTCAAGGGTAGAATATTTGGAGTaagtttggcatttttaccaACCCTTGCCTTACTCTCCGTATCGTATGAGCCACTCTTCCTTATCGCGTTGACGGGTCATCTTCTTTGTTGGCCTATGACTACTGACAAACGTTGTAAAATGTGGGGATTCAAGAAGAAGGAAACCATCAGCGTGAAAGACTTTTTGGTGGCTGGATTTTTT ATGCTGTACGTGCTACTGGGGTTCTTTGGTACTGGAAACATAGCAAGCATTAGTTCGTTCGACCCAACATGGACAAGACATTTTCTTACAGTATTCTCGCCATTCACCATGTGTACTCTGATCGTCCTGAAGACCAGCATTCCACTATTGGTTGTTGGGTGTGGTATCAGGACCCTTGCACCGTCGAACCTTTTCATGACGACAATCCTCCTTGCCGATTGTCTAACACTGCAAGTCATGCATACGGTTACACCCCGAGGTAGCTGGATGGACATTGGTAGTGCGATTAGCAGATTTGTAATCGCAATGACGTTACCTTGTCTGATGCTACTTCTTTATCATATTTCGCGTCTCCTGGTGACGTACAGTGTGTGGAAAATCGACCATTCTCAGATTAAGCAACATGTATAG